CTGATCCGAACCATGAAGCATATATCTGCTCTTCTATAAATACAAAACGTTGAAATCGATGGGACATTTCACAATGTTGCATCGATTTTTTGTGTTTTTACACAAATTTTTCTTTTTTCTCTTTACTTTATCACATTAACGTGTTATATTATTATCGTGTTAAATCAAACAGCTGTATTTCCCATAAATTGATACGGAATTCAATCATCAGGAGACTTTAGAATGAATCAAAAAGAAAGCTTTTTAAAAGAAGAAGAAAAAACCATCCTAAACCTGCGCAGGCTCTATAAAAATTATGGCTATGCCCCATTTAAGATGGCAAAATTTGAAGAATATGATCTGTATGCCCGCAACAAGGATTTCCTGCTCAGTGATCAGATTATAACCTTCACCGATACCAACGGCCGGCTGATGGCATTGAAGCCGGATGTAACCCTTTCCATTATAAAAAATGCAAAGAAGAAAAGCGATTCCATACAAAAATTATATTACAGTGAAAATGTTTACCGGGTTTCCAAGGATACCCATACATATAAAGAGTTTATGCAGACCGGGCTTGAATGTATAGGAGACATTGATCTCTATCACATGTGTGAAGTGCTTCTGCTGGCCTATAAAAGCCTTGAGCTCATCAGCAGCCGCTCCATTCTTACTCTTTCTCATATGGGCATCGTCTCCTCACTTCTGGAGGAATTGCATTTGAACGGAGAGCAGGAAAAAATAATCTTTCAATTCATCAATGAAAAAAATGCACATGGTATAGAAAAAATGTGCGAACAGACTGGTATGAATCAGGAAATTTATAAAAAGCTGATGGCGTTGATTTCAACCTACGGCTCCATAGATTCGGTGTTAAAGAAACTACAGCATATCAGTACCAATGAAAAAATGGACTGTTTTATAGAAGAGTTAAAAAGTATA
This region of Aminipila luticellarii genomic DNA includes:
- a CDS encoding ATP phosphoribosyltransferase regulatory subunit translates to MNQKESFLKEEEKTILNLRRLYKNYGYAPFKMAKFEEYDLYARNKDFLLSDQIITFTDTNGRLMALKPDVTLSIIKNAKKKSDSIQKLYYSENVYRVSKDTHTYKEFMQTGLECIGDIDLYHMCEVLLLAYKSLELISSRSILTLSHMGIVSSLLEELHLNGEQEKIIFQFINEKNAHGIEKMCEQTGMNQEIYKKLMALISTYGSIDSVLKKLQHISTNEKMDCFIEELKSIGEILKLNGCEHVQMDFSVINGMNYYNGIVFQGFIDGIPAAVLSGGRYDKLLQRMDKQAGAIGFALYLNRLEYLPDTQRAYDVDVLVLYSSDKDIQAVTETVEELNKNGRSAQVQKQIPEKLRYRKLIQIKDGRITSFGSDH